The proteins below are encoded in one region of Triticum aestivum cultivar Chinese Spring chromosome 1B, IWGSC CS RefSeq v2.1, whole genome shotgun sequence:
- the LOC123083795 gene encoding uncharacterized protein, with translation MDSEQAYQSTMVEETKKKYSIDYLTWTDEMDKVLLDVFVEHHNRGDQGQNGWKPHVYTAAIKAIHDKCGLHVTKEKICSRMKTFDKHYATISKVLSQSGFGWDWVNNKLLMDSDDVWNKYVQANRKAACYKNKEVKNWEAICTIYSKDHATGEGAMTGAETEAQPTEPDVVAVEDSPEMPQKRQRTGDAILCMLGDMKCSFQDALKSLEPLELPKVTPPLEILAALEKIPELARSDMLRAYGKLILSERLFQALMELPMDFRKEWLLTLNEKNNI, from the exons ATGGATTCGGAGCAGGCATATCAAAG CACCATGGTTGAAGAAACAAAGAAGAAGTATAGTATAGATTACTTGACATGGACAGATGAGATGGATAAGGTATTGTTGGATGTCTTTGTTGAACATCACAACAGAGGTGATCAAGGCCAAAATGGATGGAAGCCACATGTCTACACTGCTGCTATAAAGGCAATACATGATAAGTGTGGGTTGCACGTCACAAAGGAGAAAATATGTTCAAGGATGAAGACTTTTGACAAGCATTATGCTACAATTAGCAAGGTTCTTTCTCAAAGTGGATTTGGTTGGGATTGGGTCAATAACAAGCTACTCATGGACAGTGATGATGTGTGGAACAAATATGTGCAG GCTAATCGGAAGGCAGCTTGTTACAAGAACAAAGAAGTGAAGAATTGGGAGGCAATTTGCACAATATACTCCAAAGATCATGCAACCGGTGAAGGTGCAATGACAGGTGCTGAAACTGAAGCGCAACCAACAGAACCCGATGTAGTAGCCGTCGAAGACTCTCCCGAAATGCCACAAAAAAGGCAGCGAACAGGTGATGCTATCTTGTGCATGCTTGGAGACATGAAATGTTCTTTTCAAGATGCTTTGAAATCACTTGAGCCACTTGAACTGCCCAAGGTTACCCCTCCTCTTGAAATCCTTGCTGCCCTTGAAAAGATCCCGGAGTTGGCTCGTTCTGACATGTTGCGAGCATATGGTAAACTCATCCTTAGTGAACGCTTATTTCAAGCTCTTATGGAGTTGCCCATGGACTTTAGGAAGGAATGGTTGCTGACGCTCAATgagaagaacaacatttga
- the LOC123083804 gene encoding uncharacterized protein, producing the protein MLGVVDWNMKFLYVLPGWEGSASDSRVLRDSMRTDRQDAFVVPHGKYYLADAGYTNGPGFLAPFRSTRYHLKEWASSQQQPQTAKELYNLRHSRARNVVERTFGLWKKKWGILRTQSFFDIKDQIRIINACCVLHNFARDRQHMMDNLLLQEVDNELASQPIEADDANSIRSVQVTNAWTNFRNQLSNDMFAEYVVAHANLQQ; encoded by the exons ATGCTCGGTGTGGTGGACTGGAACATGAAATTTCTTTATGTCTTACCTGGCTGGGAGGGTTCCGCTTCCGACTCAAGAGTCCTCCGTGACTCAATGAGAACTGATCGCCAAGATGCATTTGTTGTACCTCATG GAAAATATTACTTGGCTGATGCTGGTTACACGAATGGGCCTGGATTTCTAGCTCCATTCAGATCCACTCGGTATCACTTGAAAGAGTGGGCATCAAGTCAGCAACAACCCCAAACTGCCAAAGAGTTATATAACTTGCGCCATTCTCGTGCTAGAAATGTAGTAGAGAGAACTTTTGGGTTGTGGAAGAAGAAGTGGGGTATCCTTCGCACTCAAAGTTTCTTTGATATAAAGGACCAG ATTCGAATCATTAATGCTTGCTGTGTGTTACACAACTTTGCGAGGGATAGGCAACATATGATGGACAACTTATTGCTACAAGAAGTGGATAATGAACTAGCTTCTCAGCCAATTGAGGCTGATGATGCTAACTCAATTAGAAGTGTCCAAGTCACTAACGCATGGACCAACTTCAGGAACCAACTATCTAATGACATGTTTGCTGAATATGTTGTGGCGCATGCAAATTTACAGCAGTAG